The genomic stretch tctgcatgttctgtcgcttctgtactgtgtgttatttaaccctaaaactccctcttacctaaaggagaaatttaattttcttggagtgcagtcagatatacgttcttgtcgtacgctgactttgagcatgccgtttcataaaactaagttttataagcattcattcattgttcaagctactgaactgtggaatgcactcccaataagcatacgacagtcaaggtcactagacatattcaaaaatgctgttaaagcccattatcttgaacaataaagacgacagtgattaactcttactcatatttaagtatgttttagtatatattagtttattatttttttatatttattattattaatattttatgtgtgtaatcttgataagtattagtgtgtaattgttcgtaagtatgtatataataataatacaccccaccaatcggtttcccttggttttcctaatcctaaggttgcctggaagagatcgctactaagcgataaggccgccctttgtatcctactttttaagtttatttttgttgtgtgcattgttttttttttttactatttgtagtttacaaataaagtgtataaataaataaaatatatgctttaaaaaaacgATTTTCTAAATTTCAGGTTTGTAGACTAATCAAGAAATTGAGCAGAAACTTTCATTCACTTtactaaagataatatttaaaaaaaggttcataaatgtactttttaaatatacaaacttCGACAAcctgtttaaatttttacactTGTTTAAAATTTGATGTCCCGAATTAAACTTACATCTGTAACATATTTAATTCGCTTTTCTTATTGTATGTTATCCTATGTACTACCGCGTAGTTTCAACTTTAATCatgtaaagtttcatttgaattcatttagtAGTTTCAGTGTGATGCGTGGTCAAGACATGAACAGAGAGACAGACTGACAAACAAGAATGAAATAATTACAGTTTATGCTTCAGTATTGATTAAATTGATCAGTgtccaaattattaataaatatcatttCCAAGGGGTTAATCCCCTGGAAGTGATttcaagtaaatataatttaaacttgttaaagagacaacagaggtttttttcttttttagacTGAGTGACAATAGAGCCAccatattgcttaaataaaacaatatactaAGGAATTCGATACCGTAAAttctttctaaaaaaaaaaaacattctgtaataaatcaacttggttcacaatcaaattaaaatatttaatgttctaAGAGTAAGGAATCAGATATtatcgttttaaaataattttaattggttaaattgGTTAAAAACTAAGGAATTCTTGTTTAACTTCTGTAGCAATcgcgctggacccaagcggtacaaaattgtggtatttggaactccctgtCCTATAAAGGCCCTATGTCTGTACATAGGaccttttatttcattttgttttaaggCAGGGCACGTCTGGAAGTGGACGACGATCGGTTGAGTGATGATGACGTGTCTGAATGTAAGAATACTTTTTTCAGACTTATTAAgacctttaaattaataaataataagaataaataaagacTAAAGGGATATAACAATaacgtaatatttaattgtataaattcaaAACGCGGATAACTCTGAAGATCAGGAGGAGTTAACTCGTGTCGGAGGTCGAACTAGGTCCCCTAAAAAGGCCGGTGCTTTAACCATTAAGTTTTCACCACTTACTAGGAATTGgtgatgaaatttaaaaaaaacattagatattaaaagttttactatCCTTACACCTATATACTATATGACGATTTATGAtttgtttacaaatattattatagatccAGATTAGTTTGTATAGCAAAAGTACCTACATTAATGTTTAAAGTTgtcgtttaaattttatttaagcaaacTAAAATCcagaatataaaaatgtatataagtgACTTTCCTGCTCTGGGATCTTATCTTTTTGATACTAAGCAATAACGATTATGACACCGGGACGAATCTTTGCGCTGTCTGAATCTCAATACAAAACTGAAGGTAATCggtaatatactcgtatttatatcaaaattccCACCGTCACAAAGCCATGCACATTCGCTGTGAAacaaatatcattttaattatttcttaaaaactattcgttaaatataataagaattattattatatgcacatttgaaaaattataatcaattcaataaaatatctagcacatattttcaatttatagttatcaaaattttatttaagtatctacTTAGTTTTCAAAATTACTGTCATATTCATTATTCTAAGCGAGTTTCACCTCTCTGAAACGAGTTTATGTTTGAAAAGAATAATATGatcttaacatttttaattttttatcgttttcatGAATTTCTtgtgaatattattattctgaggtgaatttatattttgaatctGAATATAAAAGTATATCCTCCATAATCCAAACTGAACAAATCCTTTGGCTATATCCTTTTTAACATATCCTTTGGCTATAACTTGACGCGGAAAATCGGTATCAGTAGTTTTCGAACTTTTCCCATATATCAAGGCTGTCTATCAAGGTTCTAGGTAAACGGGATGTGGCAATTCTTGTACTGACCCGACAATCGAACCGAGAGCCTCTTGACCACTTGAAGAACCacaaatataaaagtttattggTTCGCGTAGATTATTTCCGGAAAAAATAAAGGTTTGTTAAAGACCTGAGTTAACAGACATTTTTTATGTTTCGGAAAAGTAACCTCTGTCAAAAGTTGGCATGGAACCTTAAAAATTATTGCCTCAAGAAAAAACTGAAATGGCTGAAAGCGGCAAAAGGCGTAAGTATGCCTCTAATGCAGAGTTACATATTGGTTCCGTTTGCCATGGAGactaaatgcataaaaaaaaatcttacgagACCTTACACCACGGTTGATTGCCTCATCTGGTGACAGGACAGCTGGCTGATGTTTTGCGCAAAGGATCAGCCTGGAGGTTCATCgcggaaatgctgccagcattttTGGCACCATTCCAAGTGGTCATGGGCCCTTGCAGTTATACATACGTTTTATCgtagcataaaaaaaacatgataccTAAGGTCATATTATTTACATTGGCCTAAGTTGAAACAAAGCATCAAACACAATATACAATCGTGGTTTCTAAACTATTGATAAATTTTACAAAGACAAGGATTTTTAGAAGCAGGACGCTTCCCTCTCCTGTGAAACAAAATTTTTTGCAAaatgttgttggaaaagagcaacttagctacttctcggtagagtctgcctccggaaccagtggtagagtcgcCACTAACAGACATACTTTCAAATATGCTTATGAAcctggcctacttgaaataaatgttttttttttattatatagaatgTGTggttagcggtgatagcgtagtgggtaaGGGTTCGGTTTCCCTTTGGGGGAATCATTCCTGGCACGcacctaattttttttcaaatttatgtgggattttaatttatgcaattaaataacaGCATGCTAGAGTATTCTCCCAATTCTCATGggtgtgtgaaatctaccaatcctcaTTTAGTAGCTGACTAAATGAGGGGTGGACAACGGAATCCTCACAGAATAGGAACTGTGCACCATATTCTGAGAGAATTCCTCTAGGTTCATAGGTTCTATGTGCCTAGGacacacgtgccctgtagtggccggtgataggtcgatgatgatgagtagGAGCCATGCAGAAATAGAAGCCAAATATAAGAACTGTGCTGTCACAAAAGTGATTGAGGTTGCAGAAAAAATCGATTAGCATTTTAATTGTACCAATCGTACATTCGTacgtaatattcataaatattaataacatagcATCTCGGATGTCTGAAAtgagtttaattttgataagtggatttcactattttataatagttattgagcaattaaatattaataatccaCCCAGTGCGTATAAAACTAAAGGTCAGCTGAATTATGATGCATTACCCTTTTCAGGATGAAGGGGCacatagtgtttattttatattgtttttttataggaGCTAATCATGTGACATGTAGTGAACACGAAATTTTGGAGTACCTGAACAGGACGGAACCTGCGAATCGGCAACTTTGCGAATTCAAACTGAGACATCCGGTACGtgaatatatatacctactagtcTAATCGGAAAGGGTAAGTAAAGTACTAAGTACTTCTCCGATACCCTTTCCGATAACagctataaaaaagaaaaagtctttacGTACCGACCCCCATCAGACAAACCAAGAAAAATGGTTTCACAGGTTAATAATTACTTTGAAAAGCGTGAAAGACTGTTGATTACAACGCTATTGATTATTCCATTGGTTATTATAGTACCTATTAGCTATTTATCACAATGAAACCAATTTTTTCGACTACTTTTTGCTGAGATCAATAATTTTAGAGGAATAAATGTATACACCGTTGTCATAAAAAATACACGGTGCCAAACATCAGCTGTGTGTTTAAGGTCAATGGGGGTCATGGATAATAaggcaaaaatatatatactaacctACTTATCTATCATTTTATTGTCATCAAAATAGCGATGATAAATCATTAGCTGGAAATACAAATaacagaaatcataaatttatttactgaCTTCCAGTAAAACTTTGATACCTTTTCTCGGGAATTTGACGCTCGGAAAGATTTATCATCTGTTGAATAAGAAAGTTTTAAACgtgtattacaaaaaaaaagtgtttatattctgtttatgtaacttcaccatcattatcatcactatCAAGCCAATATTGGCATAAAGGGCAATTAAATGGTCGATATGACGAGAAACGTGACTTTGCcgccattttagttttttaaaatacctaccgCTCTTGTTctaacggggaaggaaaacatagtcaggaaacctgcacgcttaTGAGTTCTACACAGTGTTCtccaaggcgtgtgaagtctatcaaccCACACTTGGGCAAGTAGACTACGGATTAAACCCTAAATTtcagagaggagacccgtgccctgttgtgggccatTAATGATTAGATAATAATGAGTACCAATATTACCaacaaaatagataaataaagaaatagatCAATCTCTTACCTTTTTTTTGTCTTACAGAAACCAGTAGGAATACTTACTACGAGTTCAGGAAAGCTTGTAGAGCTAAGGGAAACTACCACATTAAATTCCGACTCTTTTTCGAATGAATACTTTATAGACTTCCTTACCCACAACGATGCAGAAAGGATTCCCGAAAGAGTTGTTCATGCCAGTGGCACGGGTGCCCATGGATACTTTGAAGTGACTCACGATGTATCAAAGTATACAAAAGCTGAAGTATTTAATGGCGTTGGAAAGAAAACACGGATTTTCGGACGCTTTTCTAATGCAGCTCAAAATCTCGGCGGAAGCGACCTTGTAAGAGAGCAGAAAGGGTTGGCTGTAAAGTTTTATACAAGGGAAGgcaatttagatttattatgcATTAATTTACCAGTATTCTTCTATAGAGATCCGATTGAATTTGGTCACTTTGTTCACTCTTCAAAGAGAAATCCAAGGACTCAACTTTTTGATCCTTCATTGCGCTGGGACTACGTTACGAAAAGACCAGATAACGTGCACGGACAGCTATGGGTGCAATCTGACTTCGGCCTACCAAACGGCTACCGCAAAATGAACCAGTTTCCCATTCACACttacgaaataaataataagcatGGTGACAAATACTATGtcagatttaattttataagcaaTCAAGGTATAGAATTCCTTTCAGATGAAGCAGCAGCAGCTATAGGATCTCGAGATCCTGATTATTTCAAAAGAGATCTATATAATGCAATCGAGAATGGAAATTACCCCAGTTGGAATTTGGAAATGGATCTTATAACGTTAGAAGAAATAAAGAAACTTGATTATGATCCTTTCGATTTAACGAGATTATGGAAAAAAGGCACATATAAGGCTATACCTATAGGGCGCATTGTTTTTAACCAAAATCCTGATAACCAATTTAGGGATAATGAACTCAGTGCATTTAATCCTGGAAATTTGGTACCCGGAATTCCTGGACCAATGGATAATGTGTTCAGAGGAAGAAGATCATCCTACCGCGATACTCAAACACATCGTTTGGGTATCAATCACAATagaattgaaattaataaaccaCTGTATTGGAAAGTGTACAATCGTGACGGCTACGCTCCGGTAAGAGAAAATATGAGGGATGCGCCAAATTATTATCCCAATTCATTTAATGGTCCCGTCCCTTATGTGGATCCCAGTCGCCCTAATAGCAGGTTCGTTATTTACGAGCCCAATGCAGTAGACTTGGAACCGGCGTCggaattttataatgatttcttGACAGAAGATCAAAGGCAAAGGCTTGTGAATACCACAGTAAGGTCTTTGATGCCCGTGCCTCCAGACTTACAGAAACGGGTCATTCGTCTGTATACTCTCACTGACGTAGATTTGGGTACCAGGGTGGCTGAAGGTTTGAAAAAGGCGCTACGAATGCCTCCGCCACCGCCACCACCCGTGCTAAGATTAACTCAACATTATAAGAAGGACAAAAGTCGTCCTCACCACCACTAAACAGTAAAATTGACCTTAAGATTAACCACCTTTAGtaccttttatttatatatttttgaacatGTCTTTAATCATTTGCTTTatgtaattttgttattaaCGATTTGTCAATTGAATTCTATTTGTGTTATAAAAGTCACGACAGCCctggttaaaaaaaacatagcataATCTTATAGGTTTCtggttattttattgaaaatttacaAGGTAGGTTGACCTTAACGTACTATCTAAAGGGATGTGCTTTGGAAAAGGACCTCTTTGGAGATCATGGTAAGCTATGGTTGGTCGTCTGTCGCCAGAATATATAtgcgaaaatttaaaaataaaacgcttTACAAAAATCGTTCTTGTAAAATTgtaatatgattttataatataaattacaaatttgtaCTTTATTTGTTGCAGaataaagtattaatttagttttttttatttaacccattTTACGATCAGAGCTCTAGGCACCtgttaaattaagatttatttagtGGACTACGTTGTTTTAATATCTGAGGGTCTGTCTGTGGGGAGGTTTTTAGGCTGTGGCTAGTCACCTCAACAAAAGCGAAGGGGGAATTCCCCTGGTTTTCGGGTAATACAATCAAAACTATTGCGAAAAGTGGaacattctttattatttaataaaggcagtaaactttaaaataaatataattaaacaaaaacgcAATTTCTgcgtaattatatttaaaaaccaaGATC from Pararge aegeria chromosome 15, ilParAegt1.1, whole genome shotgun sequence encodes the following:
- the LOC120630119 gene encoding peroxisomal catalase 1-like, giving the protein MKGHIVFILYCFFIGANHVTCSEHEILEYLNRTEPANRQLCEFKLRHPKPVGILTTSSGKLVELRETTTLNSDSFSNEYFIDFLTHNDAERIPERVVHASGTGAHGYFEVTHDVSKYTKAEVFNGVGKKTRIFGRFSNAAQNLGGSDLVREQKGLAVKFYTREGNLDLLCINLPVFFYRDPIEFGHFVHSSKRNPRTQLFDPSLRWDYVTKRPDNVHGQLWVQSDFGLPNGYRKMNQFPIHTYEINNKHGDKYYVRFNFISNQGIEFLSDEAAAAIGSRDPDYFKRDLYNAIENGNYPSWNLEMDLITLEEIKKLDYDPFDLTRLWKKGTYKAIPIGRIVFNQNPDNQFRDNELSAFNPGNLVPGIPGPMDNVFRGRRSSYRDTQTHRLGINHNRIEINKPLYWKVYNRDGYAPVRENMRDAPNYYPNSFNGPVPYVDPSRPNSRFVIYEPNAVDLEPASEFYNDFLTEDQRQRLVNTTVRSLMPVPPDLQKRVIRLYTLTDVDLGTRVAEGLKKALRMPPPPPPPVLRLTQHYKKDKSRPHHH